The DNA sequence CAAGATAGCGGGCAAACCATGAAACCGTGGCAGGAGGCATTAAAGGAGTACCTGGACAAAAACCTGTAGGTGTTATAGCATCCAAGAGATGAAACCGAACAGAATGTGGAGAAAGTTGATCTTTGGTTGTATGCAAATGTATGGAATCCTTAAGCATGTCATTGCGAGGGGATTTTCCGAAGCAATCTCTTCTGAAACATGCAAAGGATTGTTTCGGAAAAACCCCTCGTAATGACCGGTGGGGTAGTCTCTCCTCTGTTGAGGATATGTTCGATTCATCCTTGAAGTACTATAACCACGAATAAACACGAAACAGATACAGAGAAATTATAAAGAAATCTATGTTCATCCGTGTCCAAATGAAAATTTCTTTATCATTCAATTAAAATAATTACACAACTATGAAAAAATCCATTATTGCCCGTGGCATACGGGTGCATAATCTCAAGAATATTACCGTTGAAATCCCGCATAAAAAGCTTGTGGTGATTACAGGAGTCAGTGGATCGGGCAAATCAAGCCTGGCATTTGATACCCTTTTTGCAGAGGGGCAAAGGCGATATGTAGAGTCTTTTTCAGCTTATGCGCGTCAATTCCTGGAAAAAATGGATAAACCGGATGTAGATCACATTGAAGGAATCCCGCCTGCAATAGCCATTCAGCAAAAAAATCCGGTAAAAAACCGCCGCTCAACCGTTGGGACTGCTACAGAGATTAATGACTATCTGAGACTACTGTTTGCCCGGATTGGCAAGACCTTTTGTAGTAGCTGTAACCGACAGGTACAGATAGACTCTGTCTCTCATATTGTGGAAACCATCTTATCATTGCCGGAAGATACACGATTCCTCGTTACATTCCCAATCGTTATGAGTCAAAAAGTTTCAAGTCAGGCACACATTAACCTGCTGAAAGAGCGCGGGTTGGTAAGAATCCTGGCCGATAATACTATTCTTGACATCACCTCAGAAAAAAACGATTGGGATATCAGGTCTGCAAAATTTGTTTATGGAATTATTGACCGGCTGGTCGTTAAAGACGTTAGTAAAGAACGCCTTGTAGATGCTCTGGAAACTGCATACCGCCTGGGTGCGGGACATGCAAGCATTATCTACAATAGTCCTGATTCTTCTCTTTGTAATGATCCGCATATACAAGGCCAGCCTCTCAATATTCAGGGATCCTCCTGGAGAGAACTCAAATACAGCAAGCAATTCTTTTGCAGTTATTGTGCTATTGAATATCCTGATCCCGTACCTATGCTATTTTCGTTTAACAACCCGATTGGCGCCTGTCCTAAATGTCAGGGTTTTGGACATACTATCGATATCAACCTGGATGCCGTCATACCGGATAAAGAAAAAACGTTGAATCAGGGAGCTATCGCTCCCTGGAAAACACCTACCTACAACTCGATGTTTGAATCGCTTAAAAAGGCATCTGCAAAATATAATATACCACTCACTGTCCCCTTCCGTAAATTAACGAAGGAGCAGGTAAAATTAATCCTGGAAGGCACAGAAGATTTCTGTGGCATCTACGACTTCTTTCACTGGTTAGAACAGCGAAAATATAAGATGCACATCCGCGTATTCCTGAGTAAATACCGGGGATATACCCTTTGTCATACCTGCAATGGAAAACGCTTGAAAAATCAGGCATTACATGTTCTGATTAACAATAAGAATATATCGGATATCTGCAACATGACAATCGAAGAAGCTTACCAATTCTTTAAAGAACTTCAGCTTACCGATTATGAAACAAATATAGCTCACTTGCTTTTACAGGAAATTAAAAAGCGATTAGACTACATGATCAAGGTAGGATTAGAATATCTGACCCTGGATCGTATGACTCGTACCCTTTCCGGAGGAGAAGCACAAAGGGTAAACCTTACAACATCTCTGGGTTCTTCACTGGTAAATACTCTCTATATCCTGGATGAACCGAGTATTGGGCTTCATCCGAGAGATACCGACAGGCTCATACAGATCCTGAAACGATTACAGAGTATTGGAAACACCGTTGTCGTCGTTGAACATGAAAAAGAGGTCATTAAGGCAGCGGATGAGATTATCGATATTGGACCGGGGGCAGGAGAAAATGGCGGCATGCTTGTTTATCAAGGTGCATTTAAAGATTTGCCTGCTCATAATATTTCACTGACGGGACAATATTTAAAAGGTGCTAAAGAGATTAAAATACCTCGGAATCGGAAAAAAAGTTCCAAGAAGGCCATTGTATTGAGAGGCGCTTCACAAAATAATTTGAAAGGAATAGATGTTACCTTTCCTCTTAATATGCTCGTATGTGTAACGGGGGTATCCGGATCAGGGAAAAGCACCCTTGTACAAGATACCCTTTACGGGGCAATAAAAGAAAAGAAAAAAGGGTGCGCAGGACTCATAGGAAAATACAAGGGAATCGAAGGCACACAATTAATTACTGATGTTGTCCTTGTAGATCAATCACCCATAGGCCGAACCCCTCGTTCTAATCCTGTTACATACATAAAGATATTTGATGAAATCCGAAGGCTCTTTTCATCAACCCGGGATGCAAAAATACGAAAACTGGAAATCGGCTCTTTTTCTTTCAATGTGGCTGGCGGAAGATGCGAACAATGCGAGGGCGCCGGCTATATCATAGTCGATATGCAGTTCCTTGCAGACATTACAATTACCTGCGATAAATGTAACGGGAAACGATTTAATAAAAAGGTGCTTGATGTAAAATATAAAGACAAAAACATCCATGAGGTATTAGAAATGACGGTAGATGAAGCCCTTATATTCTTCCATGATTCAACACGAATTACCAAAGGATTAAAATTTCTTCAGGATACGGGATTGGGCTACCTGCGGTTAGGCCAACCTGCAACAACCTTATCCGGAGGGGAGGCACAAAGACTCAAAATTTCATCCTACATAGCTCAGGAAAACACCGACGTGATGCTCTTTATCTTTGATGAACCTACGATAGGACTCCACATGGATGATATTCAAAAATTACTCACGTGTTTTCAGAAATTACTTGAGGCCGGACACTCTTTAATCGTGGTGGAACATAATCTGGATATTATTAAATCTGCTGATTATCTTATCGATCTCGGCCCCGAAGGTGGCAATGCGGGCGGATATATCGTTGGATGTGGCACGCCGGAACAAATTTCTCAAATACAATCAAGTTATACCGGCAGGTATTTGAAGCCTTATTTTTCTCAAACATCAAACGCAGGCAGGGGCAAACGGAGCGTTATTTCAAAATGAATTTGAACAAAAAAAATATCTTTTTCATTTTAAGTATTATCGTTAGCGTTGTTTGCTTATGGTTATTTGTCAAAAATATCAAATGGTCACTCCTGGGAAATGCCTTACGAGAAGCAAATTATTGGTTTATCATACCAACACTTATTTTATCTTCGCTATTTTTTGCAGTAAGGACGCTTCGTTGGCAAGGATTATTATCGCACATTAAACCAATTCCTATGATAAATCTGTTATCTATCACCTGCATTGGTTTCATGGCAAACAACATCCTTCCCGCCCGTGTTGGAGAAGTTTTACGGCCTTTTTTATTATATAAAAAGGAGGGTGTAAAATTTTCAACCTCGGTTGCCACCGTAATCGTGGAGCGGATATTCGATATGTTAAGCCTTATTCTCTTTACCGTGATCGTCATCGCTTTACTGCCACACCCCTCTGCAACGAACCACAATCCCTCTGCTCAGGTTTCACCCCATGACGTAAACACAATTAAGGAATCCATTATTCCTTCCTTGAAAAAATGGACTGAGGTATTCGCTGTGATAGGAGTCCTTACTACCGTTTCCCTTTTTTTAGTTATTATAAGGCCTGATTTCTTTAGAAAAATACTGCTGAAACTCTGTTCCTTTCTCCCCCACAAATTTAAGGATAAAACTATGGAGTTTTACGAATCCTTTGTTTATGGACTAAGGATACTGGAGAACAAAGCGCAGACCCTGTGGATACTAGCGCTTTCATTCTTGATCTGGATTATTGCCGGAGCAGAAATATATCTTCTTGGATTTTCCTTCCATATACATCTTCCTTTCGTTGGCGCATGCCTTATTGCTGTTTGTCTGGCACTGGCAATTGCTCTGCCTCAAGCGCCCGGGTACATTGGAGTCTTTCATATCGCAATACTAAAATCACTGGATATTTTTGGGATACAGGCGACGGCAGCTCAAAGCTATGCTATTATCTTGTGGGCCATCAGTGTTCTACCTTCCATAGTTTTGGGTTTTCTTTTTCTCTGGAGAGAAGGTATCGCCTTTCGGGAAGTAGTAAGACTGGAAGAAGAGATTGCTGAAGGAAAGCTGGAAGAATTAGAAGGTATACCAAAAGAAACTCCTCATTAAGAAAACACAGTATATACCTAAATCAGGCCTTTGGCGACTTTTACCTATTCGTAAGCGGATTTCCTCCCATTTTACCCACCCCTGAATCCCCTCCCGGGAGGGGACTTTTTTATTCCCCTCTTGGGAGGGGTTAGGGGCGGGTTCATTCCCCTGGAGAGACGCAACATCTTGCGTCTCTACAATTGGGGTAGGAGTGTGTTAACGGCATAAGGATGAGTAGGGTGGATTAAGGCGTTGGTTTTTACGCCGAATCCACCAATACTATTTCCAGAAAAGGCGGATTCGCTATCGCTTAATTCGCCCTACCGCAAACTATGTTAGTTTACTACCAACCAATGAGACTTTGTTTTCCTTGTTTAGCGATTTGCTTCTCATCTTCCCAGACAGCCAAACCTCTGCCATCAGTGAGCGATAACTGGAAGATATATGCAACCTGGCGAATATTGTTTTGGCTATCACGTTTCTCAATGATTTTACCGGAAAGCGTGTAGTCAGGCAGCGGTTGCGGTTCTTTTTTATCTGAATAAAACTCTTTTTCCTGTTGAATATCCTTAGCCAAAGGATCTTCAGCGATACCGCCTATTCCCATCGTTGTAGTAGTTAAGACCTTTCCACTCTGGTTGAGGGCAACCCGAATCTTTTTTGTCAGCATATCGGTATCAATCTGCTGAGTGGTATTGTTTACAATTCTGCTAATTGCAAGAATAGCAGGCTGGACGGGTGTTTTGTCTAAAGATCCTGAAATCAGGAGCGACTTAACCATATCCTCGGCAGCGTAAGAGAAGTCCTGAATATTTATTTCAGAAGTAACCAAAGTACGCGGGCCAGTAGGTTCAACATACCTTGTATGTGTTGCACATCCGCCAATAACTATCGACGATAGTAACGGTATAAGATAAAAGCGGGGAGTCTTTTTCATAATGAACGATTCATCCTTTCTCTTGTGTATCATCTTACATTCTCAATAAATTTTACACGGAAATCCTTAGCCATTGTTGTAGGAGCTACTGCGGTAATTGTCAAAGCCTCACGCCCCTCAATATGCCGGGGTATCCACACAGAAGCAGGTGAGTTGATGAGCATTCCATTCATATCAAACCATTCAAAATTATAGCTGAATTCCTGCAGGGAATTCTTTTGGTTAAGCAGCTCAATTTGCACCTGTAAAAATCCGCCACTGGTAGTATTTTCGTTCAGACCAACGATACTAACCTTTCTGTTTAACGTAGCATCAGTAATAACCCGTTTATCAGCGATCATCTGGCGTGTTCCAACCGGGGTTTCCCTTCCCACGGTATTAACCGTGGTACATGATGAGGATACCATAGCCATACTTATCAAGAAACCTGTCAGCAACCATATCGTTTTTTGCATATTCAATTCCTTATTCGATTATTATATCCTTACTAAAATATTTTCTCTTCGTGCTAACTCTTATTTACCTTATCTGTCTGTTCATTTTTCTGTGTTGACTGCTCAGGTCGAGAAGATTCTACCAGAGGAATACTTTTGGGCGCTGGAATCTCGAAAGGCATATTTCTCTTTGCATTGTCCTTTAACAAAGTAAATTGCTTTACCAACAATGGACTGTTTCGGTTTACCGATTTAACCCAAACAACATTGACAACCCCTTCATCTATTATTACCGGTACTTTTTGTCCACAATCCGGAGCTGTTAACTCGATTTTTCGATTAGCTGGGGTAGGGAAACGGCACAATTGGAATTCTTTGGGCAAGGTAGTCCACGTCCTTAAATCTGCCTGATTCATGACTACCTGGGTAATTGCTCCGGCAATCAATACTGCCAACCCGGCTTCAGGGTTATTTCTTCCCCCATTCGTCATGCCTGCATATGCCCCATAGGTAGCACCCGCCTTTAGTGCAGATGCAATAAGTGTTTTTGTAATAATAAGGGGAAGCACATTTTTAAATTCATGGGTAACGACCGCATCCATGTCTGATAACAACAGAGTCGACTCGGTCATCTCTTCACAGGAAATGTGAAGATCTGATAGATAGTTATTTCGGTACTTCAGTTTCGGAAAGGCGGCACCCACATAAGGCACCTGAGGGGTAACGATAAAAAGCGGGAGATCAATGCGGATTTGCTCACGTTCTGGCGCCAGACCGGTCTCAAAAAAGACATACGTAGTTGCTGGAATCGGGTGCCCTTCTATTACCTGCTCCAAGATCTCCAAATCCTGATGAATAAACTTCTTTTCACTCACCATACCAAGTACCCGCTCGAACGACTTACGCGATCTCTCTAAATCTGAAAATCCTGCGGCCTGAGTCATGAAAAACAGGGCATCCAGATAAACGGTCAATGGATTCACATAGTCCGCATACGCTTTGAATTGTTCAAGGCTGGCATAATTATTCTCGAATTGATTCCCGAATCTCTCATCATTATGAACGTCTTCCAAATCGACATGCAGGTTTTTTCTCTTCCCTTCTTCCTGTGCTTTTTCAATACGCGCCGCATTTACCTGAACAGCCTCATCCTGGCGCTCGTATGCACGGTTAAATTCTACCCTGGCTTTTTCATAATCTCCCAATTCCAAATAGTTCAACGCCTTGTAGGTATTCATCATGATCTTATCATAGGCAAAACCCTCGTAAGGTAACGTTGTCAAATTAGTGACAGATGCCAAAGTCTCATGGGAAACTTTAACCTTTGCCCTTTCTTCGAACCGGTTGATCATCTCTTCGGCCATATCAAAGGCATGATTACTTTCCTCTAATTGTCCGGCAGCCCGCAATACGGTTCCTTGCTCCAGTCGCCATATTACGGCGTCTTTCGTATCCTTACGTTTTTCTGCTTCAGCAGAAACCTGTGCGGCGGCAGACTGAACATTGCCTGACTCCCAACTTTGGTTTATATTTTTGGTTTGCTTATTATAACTTGCGCACCCGGTGCCAAGCCATCCGACTAAGAATGCAACAAAAATAGCACCAAGGAATCTTTTCATTTTTCTGTTACCTGTTTGCACCACGTCATTCTTCTATTTTACCAGATAGATACCCATTTGATGAGGCTTCCTACTGCGCCTTTCTCAAAAGAGTATCTTTGTTAATTCCAAAATCTTCCAGAATCTCCGCTGTTGACGTCTTAGGTAGAATGCTGATGATTTTTACCTTACCAATGAGCACTTCTTCTCTGCCCAGAGATTCTTTCGTGTCAGGATCAATTAATTCTTCACCCACGGCAAAAACATTCCAGATCTGCCCTACCGTAACGTCAGTGCCATCGCCACGATTGATGGTAACCTGCTTGTCTCTCTTACTCAGTACCCTGGGTGGAAAAATTACGTCGGCTACACGATTAGCGATTTTTCCCGCCATTTCACGGGCGATTGTCACCAACAGATCCTCGCCCACCATACCCTCCCTTGCCGAATACGTCCGATTTTCTGAAATGTCTTTATTACTCATCTGGAAATTCGTAGACTCCAGTAATTTCCCTGTAGTTGAGTCGTATATTTTACCTACACAAGAAAGTCTGACAACGCGTTTTGTAGCACTTCTGCCAGTGCTTTTAAAAGTGGCGGTCTCCGTGTAATCCTGAAAATCATCAACGGTTGTGACAAGGAGATATTTCGCTCCGGCTAATTTGGACTGCAATGCGGCAGATTTGTCATTTGAGTCAACATTCCCGGAATTGGCAAACTCCTGCTCCTTTAAAATTTCACTCAAATCACTCCTCCCTACTACCTGGAATTTTCTTGTCGCATGAATAGAGTCGGTCAGTTGACCATCCAGTGATTGTAATACACGGTCCATTTCAACCCTCTTGCCTGCCCGTTCTACACCTTGCACAAGAGCGGGAGTAGGTTTGACGGCAGAGACACCTAATGTCTCCTTTTGCGCCCAGGTAAGTGCCGGGGCCAAAAAAACTAACGTACAAATAGTGAAAAAGATTTTACCAATTAGTAAGAGTTTCATAGGTATACCGTTTATTTTTTAACGAGATAGATTAAAAATTGAATTACCCTTCTTGGGATCTATATTGAAATCCCCTTTGACATGTATATTGAACCCGCTTTGTCTCAGCATCTGTGCGCCTCCTTTTATCAATTCGACTGTAGCATCTGTCAGTTTCTCCCCATTTTTCAAATCCTGGAGAAATGCAATGGTATCTTTCCATCGCGCATATCCGGTCTCATGCATCTGCAAGGCTACCTTTAGTTTCTGCCCTTCAATGATATTGATTGTCCGCTCCCAATCCTTAAACCCTTCACGGGAAAGACGAATCTTACTGAGTCCCTGAGGCACCTTAAAAACGCCGGGGGCAGAACCAATAACCGTTCCATTCAGTTCAACAGTAACATCCAGCACTTGCACTTCCAATGCATCCTTTTCGATTATCACGGTACCGTTTTCTGTCAATCGAACATCAGGAATGCTTATTGGCAGCTGGACTAAATCCTGCATGCCGCAAGCAATCGTAATTTCAACAAGGTTACGTCCCGGAGGAGGTTGGGCAAGGTGTTTTTTATCTAGACCTTCTGCAACCTTAACTGCCGCATCATCCAATAGTCCATTGATCATATCGCTGTCCTCGTTGCGACTGCTTTCTGTAGAACGCAAAGATTTACTTACTCTGATAGTATCTGCAACCAAAGTCCCACCATATACACTATCGAGAATCTTATAACTTACTCGCACATGAGTAATGAGATTCATGGTTTCTACCCCGTAGCCTTTAAATGCTTTCTTTTCTGTGCCAAGCGAAGTCAGGGAAACCACAATGATATAATCTGCACCTATCATCTGCGTTAATCGCAAAGCGGAAGTTTCTTTACTGAGGAGTTTGTCCAGTCCTGCACCCGATATCCCTTCCTCCAAACCTTTTTGATCTTTAGTCAATAAGGCTTTCAGAAGCTGCACAGCATTGATAAAATCCTTTAACTCTTCATCAGAATCCTTTGGTTCTTGTACAGGATAATTATTCAGGCTGTTGATCACGACTTCCCGGCTGAGTACACTGAATCCTTTCTCCGTTATACGACTGGTAATGAAATCCTCCAATACAGGTACTTTATCATGAAAGGCGCTGCCCGCCCGATTTTCCACAAAAATAGCAGCCTTGCGCACAGGTTGTTCGCCCGGTTCAGCAATCGAAAGGGTATTTATAAAAAGAAAAGGAGAAAGAATCGACAGGCATACGCATAGGTACTGTATCAATGAGGTATATATTCTCATACGAACCTTAGGCAGGATTGATTCTGATGAAAGGGAAAATGCTCTAAAAACTAAATTCGACATCAAATTATTTCATTCACTATTGCCACTTACTCTCATTAAGGCGCAATTCTCTAGCAGCGAAGGTAGGAATATCAAACGAATAATAATTCTTATCAAAAAGAAAAACAGAAAAAATTTTTGTGAAATATAACAAAAATAAATTACCTGTCAATAGAATTTTTCTTAAGACCCAAATACAATATTACTCAGATAAGGGTCTTTGCAATTTTGTTTGACAGCAATGATCACCGTGATGGCAACCTGCGCACACCATGAATACACCAACAACGCTAATAAAAGTCATTATAATACCAATCTTCTTTAACATTTCTTATCTCCTTTCAATATATTAAAATGAAATTACTTTATTCTATAATAATTTTCAATCAAACTTCAATCATAAGCCCATCAAATGCAAATTCAACACCTGATGGAAGTTTACGATTAGCCTCTTCATGTTCGATATCGTGGCACATATGGGTAAAGTATGCCTTGTGTGGCCTTAATTTCTCAACAACAGACAACGCCTGCTCAATACTAAAGTGTTTTGCATGAGGAATATAGCGCAATGCCCCTAATACGAGTACATCCAGCCCTCTTAGCTTTTCCAGTGATTCGGCAGGGATCTCATTGACATCAGTAATGTAAGCAAATTTCTCAAACCGGTAACCTGTCACCTGTCCATCGCCATGAATAGCCTCTATAGGTGCAACAGAAAGGTTGCCTATTTTTACACTATCATGTATGACATTCAGAGAAAATCTCGGCTTAAAACCACCACTATCCCGTTCTCCATTAAATACGTAAGAGAAGACATTTCGTATGGTATCAAGAGTACTGGCAGTGCCGTAAATAGGCATATCCATATGCTGCACTATATTGAATCGCCGAATGTCGTCCAAACCAAATATATGATCAGCATGA is a window from the Candidatus Jettenia sp. genome containing:
- the uvrA gene encoding excinuclease ABC subunit UvrA, which gives rise to MKKSIIARGIRVHNLKNITVEIPHKKLVVITGVSGSGKSSLAFDTLFAEGQRRYVESFSAYARQFLEKMDKPDVDHIEGIPPAIAIQQKNPVKNRRSTVGTATEINDYLRLLFARIGKTFCSSCNRQVQIDSVSHIVETILSLPEDTRFLVTFPIVMSQKVSSQAHINLLKERGLVRILADNTILDITSEKNDWDIRSAKFVYGIIDRLVVKDVSKERLVDALETAYRLGAGHASIIYNSPDSSLCNDPHIQGQPLNIQGSSWRELKYSKQFFCSYCAIEYPDPVPMLFSFNNPIGACPKCQGFGHTIDINLDAVIPDKEKTLNQGAIAPWKTPTYNSMFESLKKASAKYNIPLTVPFRKLTKEQVKLILEGTEDFCGIYDFFHWLEQRKYKMHIRVFLSKYRGYTLCHTCNGKRLKNQALHVLINNKNISDICNMTIEEAYQFFKELQLTDYETNIAHLLLQEIKKRLDYMIKVGLEYLTLDRMTRTLSGGEAQRVNLTTSLGSSLVNTLYILDEPSIGLHPRDTDRLIQILKRLQSIGNTVVVVEHEKEVIKAADEIIDIGPGAGENGGMLVYQGAFKDLPAHNISLTGQYLKGAKEIKIPRNRKKSSKKAIVLRGASQNNLKGIDVTFPLNMLVCVTGVSGSGKSTLVQDTLYGAIKEKKKGCAGLIGKYKGIEGTQLITDVVLVDQSPIGRTPRSNPVTYIKIFDEIRRLFSSTRDAKIRKLEIGSFSFNVAGGRCEQCEGAGYIIVDMQFLADITITCDKCNGKRFNKKVLDVKYKDKNIHEVLEMTVDEALIFFHDSTRITKGLKFLQDTGLGYLRLGQPATTLSGGEAQRLKISSYIAQENTDVMLFIFDEPTIGLHMDDIQKLLTCFQKLLEAGHSLIVVEHNLDIIKSADYLIDLGPEGGNAGGYIVGCGTPEQISQIQSSYTGRYLKPYFSQTSNAGRGKRSVISK
- a CDS encoding flippase-like domain-containing protein; amino-acid sequence: MNLNKKNIFFILSIIVSVVCLWLFVKNIKWSLLGNALREANYWFIIPTLILSSLFFAVRTLRWQGLLSHIKPIPMINLLSITCIGFMANNILPARVGEVLRPFLLYKKEGVKFSTSVATVIVERIFDMLSLILFTVIVIALLPHPSATNHNPSAQVSPHDVNTIKESIIPSLKKWTEVFAVIGVLTTVSLFLVIIRPDFFRKILLKLCSFLPHKFKDKTMEFYESFVYGLRILENKAQTLWILALSFLIWIIAGAEIYLLGFSFHIHLPFVGACLIAVCLALAIALPQAPGYIGVFHIAILKSLDIFGIQATAAQSYAIILWAISVLPSIVLGFLFLWREGIAFREVVRLEEEIAEGKLEELEGIPKETPH
- a CDS encoding YcfL family protein; translated protein: MQKTIWLLTGFLISMAMVSSSCTTVNTVGRETPVGTRQMIADKRVITDATLNRKVSIVGLNENTTSGGFLQVQIELLNQKNSLQEFSYNFEWFDMNGMLINSPASVWIPRHIEGREALTITAVAPTTMAKDFRVKFIENVR
- a CDS encoding PEGA domain-containing protein, which translates into the protein MSNLVFRAFSLSSESILPKVRMRIYTSLIQYLCVCLSILSPFLFINTLSIAEPGEQPVRKAAIFVENRAGSAFHDKVPVLEDFITSRITEKGFSVLSREVVINSLNNYPVQEPKDSDEELKDFINAVQLLKALLTKDQKGLEEGISGAGLDKLLSKETSALRLTQMIGADYIIVVSLTSLGTEKKAFKGYGVETMNLITHVRVSYKILDSVYGGTLVADTIRVSKSLRSTESSRNEDSDMINGLLDDAAVKVAEGLDKKHLAQPPPGRNLVEITIACGMQDLVQLPISIPDVRLTENGTVIIEKDALEVQVLDVTVELNGTVIGSAPGVFKVPQGLSKIRLSREGFKDWERTINIIEGQKLKVALQMHETGYARWKDTIAFLQDLKNGEKLTDATVELIKGGAQMLRQSGFNIHVKGDFNIDPKKGNSIFNLSR
- a CDS encoding penicillin-binding protein activator LpoB, encoding MKKTPRFYLIPLLSSIVIGGCATHTRYVEPTGPRTLVTSEINIQDFSYAAEDMVKSLLISGSLDKTPVQPAILAISRIVNNTTQQIDTDMLTKKIRVALNQSGKVLTTTTMGIGGIAEDPLAKDIQQEKEFYSDKKEPQPLPDYTLSGKIIEKRDSQNNIRQVAYIFQLSLTDGRGLAVWEDEKQIAKQGKQSLIGW
- a CDS encoding CsgG/HfaB family protein; the encoded protein is MKLLLIGKIFFTICTLVFLAPALTWAQKETLGVSAVKPTPALVQGVERAGKRVEMDRVLQSLDGQLTDSIHATRKFQVVGRSDLSEILKEQEFANSGNVDSNDKSAALQSKLAGAKYLLVTTVDDFQDYTETATFKSTGRSATKRVVRLSCVGKIYDSTTGKLLESTNFQMSNKDISENRTYSAREGMVGEDLLVTIAREMAGKIANRVADVIFPPRVLSKRDKQVTINRGDGTDVTVGQIWNVFAVGEELIDPDTKESLGREEVLIGKVKIISILPKTSTAEILEDFGINKDTLLRKAQ
- a CDS encoding MBL fold metallo-hydrolase translates to MKVTFLGTGTSHGIPMIACNCKVCTSDNPKNKRMRTSVLVHSNSSNILIDAPPELRLQCIKNNVTRLDAVLITHAHADHIFGLDDIRRFNIVQHMDMPIYGTASTLDTIRNVFSYVFNGERDSGGFKPRFSLNVIHDSVKIGNLSVAPIEAIHGDGQVTGYRFEKFAYITDVNEIPAESLEKLRGLDVLVLGALRYIPHAKHFSIEQALSVVEKLRPHKAYFTHMCHDIEHEEANRKLPSGVEFAFDGLMIEV